The sequence below is a genomic window from Sinorhizobium terangae.
GCGACGATAAGTTCCATGTCCGCGGCTGCTTATCCAACGGGTTGAAACACGTGGCCGGACTTTGGCGCCGGCCGTGCACTGGCAATCTGGGCGCTTGTCTATCTGTACGGTACAACGGTGGCGCACGACACACAATGCCATCACAGTTCGGCCGCGGCTGCCGCGGTATGCGCCGGTCCAGCGTCATCAGCGCCCGGAGTCAACGTTCCCATGGGCGAGTTTCCCGACAATTTGATCCAGTGCAAGGTCGCGGGGCTGTCGCTGACCTAGGATATAATAGTCATCAAACGATTGGTTGGGAACGCTGATGGCTTCGAGCGGTTCTGACGGCGCTCACCTCACGGAAGGAGGACTCCTCATGACACTCAATGCATTGCTGCGTCCGGTTATGCTTGCCGGTCTTGTCGCCCTTGGCATGACTGCCGGGGCCGGCGCGCAAACAACCCAAAGCGACACGCACCATCCCGACCCTTCACCCGAGTCGCAGGCGCAGTCTTCCAGCCCGGACGGCGCGACAGGGCAGAGCGACCAGCCTGGCCAACCGGGTATGATGGGCCCGGGTATGATGGGTCCCGGCATGATGGGCCCGGGCATGATGGGCCAAGGGATGATGGGTCAGGACATGATGGGCCGCATGCCTATGATGGCCATGCGCGGGCACATGATGAAGATAATGTTCGCCATTGCCGATGCTGACGGGGACGGCAGCCTCTCTTTCGATGAGGTGACGGCCATCCACAAACGAATCTTCGACAAGGTGGATGCCAACAAGGACGGGAAAGTTTCTACCGAAGAGATTCAGGCATTCCTGCGGCCTTAGCCGAAGGACACCCCGTCCCCCTGGTGACGGTCGCTGCACCTACAGGGCCGCATGCTTTTTGCGGGCCGGCCCTATCGCCACATGTCGCGCATGCGCGCGGCGACGTCGATGCGGATCTGCTGGGCGTTACGCTCGGCGGTCGTCGGATTGGCCAGAGGCCAGGTTCCGGTTTCGAAGAATTGCAGGAGCGTCGCGGGAATAAAGCGCGTCCGGCTCGCATAGACGTGGCGGTCGCCCTGGGCATGCTGGCCACCGGTGAAAAAGCGCTGCGGCACCATCAGCGTCAGACTGTCCTTGGCGCGCGTCATGCCGACATAGAGCAGCCGCCGCTCCTCTTCGAGATCATGCGTCGTCCCGGTTCCGAGGTCGGACGGAATGCAGCCGTCGACCACATTGAGCATGAAAACGGCGCGCCATTCCTGCCCCTTGGCTGAATGGATTGTCGACAGGATCAGATAGTCTTCGTCGAGGAGCGGCACGCCCGCCTGGTCGCTGGTCGCATCCGGTGGATCGAGCGTCAGTTCGGTCAGAAAACGCTCGCGGCTCGGATAGCCGGAAGCGATCTGTTCAAGTTGCAGAAGGTCGGCCTTCCGGGTCTCGGCGTCCTCGTGGATGCGGTCGAGATGCGGCTCGTACCAGGTGCGCACCATGGCGATTTCCGCAGGCCATCCGGACCTGCGGAGACCCTGCAGCAATTCTACGAGGCGCACCCAGTCGTCCCCGCTTTTCGGCGGGGAAGGGATTTCGGCAAGCGTCATCAGCGGTTCGGGGTCGGCCGCAATCGCGTCCAGGATCTTGCCGGCGGTTTGCGGGCCGATTCCGGGGAGCATCTGAAGCAGCCTAAATCCGGCGACGCGGTCACGCGGGTTCTGGGCGAAACGCAGCACCGCAAGCATGTCCTTCACATGGGCCGAGTCGAGGAATTTCAGGCCGCCGAACTTCACGAAGGGAATGTTGCGACGGGTGAGTTCCACCTCAAGGGGGCCGCTGTGGTTCGAGGCACGGAACAGGACGGCCTGCTGCTTCAAACGCATTCCGGTCTCGCGGTTGGCGAGGACCTGCTCGACGATATAGTTCGCCTGATCGCTCTCGTCCCTGACCGTCAGCAGCTTCGGACGCTCGGCCGACTGTCTGTCCGTCCAGAGATTCTTGGTGAAGCGCTCGCGTGCAAGCTCGATGACGCCATTGGCAGCCGCGAGGATCGTCTGCGTCGAACGATAGTTCCGGTCGAGCGTGATGACGTCGGCAGGCGGGGAAAACTCCTTGGGAAAATCGAGGATGTTGCGAACGGTAGCGGCGCGAAAGGAATAGATGGACTGGGCATCGTCGCCGACGACCGTCAGGCCGCGGCCGCCGGGCTTCAGCGCCATCAGGACTGAGGACTGCAGCTTGTTGGTGTCCTGGTATTCGTCCACCAGCACATGGTCGAACCGGCCGCCGATGTCGGCGGCGAGCAACGGGTCGCTCACCATCTGCGCCCAATAAAGAAGCAGGTCGTCGTAATCGAGAACGTTCTGCGCCTGCTTGGCTTCGACGTATCCGGCGAACAGCGCCTTCAACTGGCTCTCCCAGCCGGAAACCCAAGGGTACCAGTTCCGCAGCACATCGTTCAGCGGCGTCTGCGAATTCACCGTCCGCGAATAGATCGCCAGGCACGTGCCCTTCGTCGGAAACCTGCTTTCGGTTTTCGAGAATCCGAGCTCGTGCCGGACGAGGTTCATCAGGTCGGCGCTGTCCTCGCGGTCATGGATGGTGAAATCCACGTTCAGGCCGATCTGTTCGGCGTAGATCCTGAGCAGGCGCGCCCCGATGCCGTGAAAGGTTCCGGCCCAGGCGAGGGCGTCCGTCATCACGCCGCAGCCGGCACCAAGCACCTGGGTACAGATGCGCTCGACTCGGCGCGACATTTCAGCGGCGGCCCTGCGTGAAAAGGTCATCAGAAGGATGCGGCGGGGATCGGCTCCATTGACGATGAGGTGAGCGACCCGGTGGGCCAGCGTGTTGGTCTTCCCCGATCCCGCTCCGGCAATGATCAGCAATGGTCCGCCGACAAGGCCGTGGTCCGGTCCGATGCCATGCTCGACGGCACTGCGCTGCCTGTCGTTCAGTTTTTCAAGGTAAGCTGCGCTCATTCGCCCTGTCACGTTCGTTCCGCAATGAGTCCGGCTCTGCACATAGCAGATCGCCGTCGGCGGCGGGTGAGGTCAAGCTGAAAAAGGACAAGAGTGGCAAAAGCCCCCAGCAAATGAACATTTCGGCAGCGCCGCGCGGCTTTTGAAGACGCATGAAGGTCGCGGTCACATCCCTGAATTGCAGCCATTGTGCGGCAGGCCGTTGTCTCAACGGCCAGCCCCCACCGCCCCCTTCCCCGCATTGAGCGGAACAAAGATGCGTGCATATATCTTCCCGACCTCAATCGCGCGGCAGCCTGCCGAGCAACAGCTCATTTCCCTCGGCGTTTCCGCATCGCCGACATTTCAGCATGCCTGCGATGGCCATCAGGGACGTGCGGCCACCGCGCCTTCGGGCAATCTGGCGACGATCAATGGGAGCCTGGTGCAGGCACTTCCCGCACTTGGCAACGAGCACATACCATTCGGGCAGCGTCTCCAGGGTCGAGGCGTATTCCGCGGCTTCCCCGGGCGGTGCCAGGTCGATTCCTCGCCGATGCCGCATCGTCATTCATCAACGCATGGCCGCCGCGCGTCAAACCGCGGTTGCCGCGCGAGAGACCTGCCGGCGGCGCAGGTCCCTGCAATCTGCGAGGCAGGTTTGTGACTTCGGCCTTTGCACCCCCATTGTGCCTGCCGGGGCGGCTTCGACCTGAAGGCCGCTCCACGCGGCATGGAGCTTACTCCGCCGCGATCGGCGTTGCAAAACCCTCGCGCTCCTCGACCGCGTCGTCTTGCGGCGTTGCTGCTTCCGGCTCCGTCTTCCGCGACTTCGGCTCGCGGCCGAAGAACAGCGCGTAGCCGGCCGGCAGCACCAGGATCGTGAGCACCGTCGCAACGAGGATGCCGCCCATCATGGCGTAGGCGAGCGGACCCCAGAACACGCCGCGCGAGATCGGGATCAGCGCCAGCACTGCCGTCAGTGCGGTGAGCATGATCGGACGGAAGCGGCGGACCGCCGCGCCGATGATCGCCTCGGCGCGCTCCATGCCGGCCGCGATGTCCTGATCGATCTGGTCGACGAGGATGATCGAGTTGCGGATGATGATGCCGAGGAGCGCGATGACGCCGAGGATCGCGACGAAGCCGAAGGGCGCGCCGCTGATGAGCAGTGCCGCGGCAGCACCGATGATGCCGAGCGGGCCGGTCGCGAGCACCAGCATCGCCTTGCCGAAGTGCTGGAGCTGCGCCATCAGCAGCACGACGATCACGACCAGCATGATCGGCGCCTTGGCGGCGATCGAGGCCTGGCTTTCGGCGCTGTCTTCGGCACCGCCCTGGACTTCGATCTTGTAGCCGGGAGCAAGGCTGTCTCTCAGGCCCTGAAGCTCATCATAGAGCTTCACCGTCACGTCGTTCGACTGCACGCCGTCAGGGAGCGTCGCGCGGACCGTGATCGTCGGCAGGCGGTCGCGGCGCCACTCGATGCCCTGTTCCATGACCGGGACGACCTTGGCGACCTGCGAGACGGGCACGAAGCCACCGAAGTCGGTCGGGACATAGACCGAGTTGACGGCCGAAAGCAGCTGGCGATTGCCGTCCGGCTCCCGCGCGACGATCGAGACGGTTTCCTCGCCGTCGCGGAAATCGTCGAGCGGCACGCCGGACATCGATGCCTGCAGCATCTGGCGGATACGTTGCGAGGTGACGCCCAGCGCCCGCGCGCGGTCCTGGTCGATCACCAGCTTCATCGCCGGCACCGGCTCCAGCCAGTCGTCGTGAACTGCACCGAGCAGCGGGTTTTCATTGAACTTCGCCTTCACCTCATCGGCGATGCGGCGCACTTCGGCGCGGTCCGGACCCATCACGCGCAACTGCACGGGCCAGCCGGTCGGCGGGCCGAGGAACAGCCGGTCGACCTTGGCGCGGATCGACGGGAAGTCTTCGGCGAGAACCGTGCGCAGCTTTGTAATCAGCCGTTCGCGGGCCGGCTCGTCCTTCGCCATGACGAGGAGCTGGGCGAAATTCGGATTGCGAAGCTGCTGGTCGAGCGGCAGGAAGAAGCGCGGCGCGCCTTCACCGATATAGGTGGCGATGAAGCGCTTGTCCTCGTCGTCCATCATCCGGGCCTCGAGAGCCTTCGCCTGCTTCTCGACCTCCTTGATGCTGGTTCCTTCGGGCAGCCACAGATCGACCAGGATTTCCGGCCGCGAAGACTGGGGGAAGAAGTTCTTCGGGATGAACTGGAACGCCCAGAGGCTTGCCATGAACGTGGCGAGCGTCATGACGAGCACGATGACCCGATGGCGCACGGCCCAGCCGACGGTCGCGCGCAAGCGCCGGTAAAAGCGTGTGTCGAAGACGTCGTGATGGCTGCCTGCATGGTGGCGCTGCTTCAGGATCATGTAGCCGAGCCAAGGCGTGAAATAGACGGCGACGAACCAGGAGACCACCAGCGCGATGCCGACGACATAAAAGAGCGAGCGCACATATTCGCCCGCAGTCGATTCCGCGAAGCCGACCGGAATGAAGCCCGCGGTCGTGATCAGCGTGCCAGTCAGCATCGGAAAGGCGGTCGAGGAATAGGCGAAACTCGCCGCCTCGATTTTTACGAGGCCTTCCTCAAGCTTGCGCTCCATCATCTCGACCACGATCATCGCATCGTCGACGAGCAGTCCGAGCGCGATGATCAACGCGCCGAGCGAGATGCGCTGCAGGTCGATGCCGAGCTCGTACATGATCGCGAAGGTGGCGGCGAGCACGAGCGGGATGGCGATCGCGATCACCAGGCCCGAGCGCCAGCCGATCGACACGAAGGAGACGATGAGCACGATGATCAACGCCTCGACAAGCGCATGCATGAACTCGCTGATCGCGTCGGTCACCACTTCCGGCTGGTTGGCGATCTGGTCGACCGACACGCCGTAGGGAAGTGAGGATTCGAAACGCTCGTAGGTCGCTTCCACCGCCTTGCCGACGTCGGTGACATTGAAGCCTTTCGCCATGACCACGCCGATCTGGACGCCGTCGTGACCGTTGAAGCGGAACTTGCGCGAGTAAGGGTCCTCCAGTCCCGAGGTAACGGTCGCGATGTCGCCGAGCCGGATGACCTGGTTACCGGCGCGCAATCTCAGCTGGCGGATATCCTCGGCCCGATCGACGCCGCCTTCGACCGAAATGCGGACGGAGCGCGTGCCGGTATCGACGGAGCCGGCGAGATCGACATTGTTCTGGCCGACAATCGCGCTGCGCAGATCGTTGAGCGTCAGCCCGCGTTCTGCGAGCGCCTTGGAAGAGACGTCGATATAGATCTTCTCCGGCTGGTCGCCGATGATCGACACTTTCTCTACACCGGGCGTCGTCAGCAGCATGTCACGGCCCTGGATCGCGAACTTCTTCAGTTCGGGATAGCTGTAGCCGTCGCCACTGATCGAATGGAGCGTGATGAAAGTGTCGCCGAACTCGTCGTTGAAATAGGGGCCGAGCAGCCCTTCCGGCAGCTCGTTGGCGATGTCGCCGACTTTCTTGCGCACCTGGTAGAAGGCGTCGGCCACCTCTTCGGCATTGGTGTCGCCTTCGACCTGCAGCGTGATGATGGCGCTGCCGGCGCGTGTGTAGGAGCGCACGAAATCGAGGTGCGGCGTTTCCTGCAGCTTGCGCTCGATCTTGTTGACGACCTGGTCCTGCATCTCCTCGATCGATGCGCCCGGCCAGACGGCCTGGATGACCATGACACGGAAGGTGAATTCCGGATCTTCGCGCTGGCCCATGCGTACGAGGCCAAGCGCGCCGGTGATGATGATCAGCGCGAAAAGAAAGCGCGCGATGCTCGGGTGGCCGATCGCCCAGCGCGAAAGGTTGAACGGTTTCCTGTCCTCAGTGGAGGCGTGCATGGCCGTCGTTCCGTTCTATCGGTAAATGGAGAGGGTTAGCGAAGGACTTCGCCGGTTTCGGCAAGCGCTGACTGTTGTTCGGCCGCCGGCAGCTTCACCTTCAGGCCTTCCGTCATGAATTGCGTGCCGGCGGCAACGACGAGATCACCCGGCTGAAGCCCTTCGGCGACGCGGATGCCATCGCCGGTGAATTCGCCGAGTTTCACGTCGCGCGCATGCACCGTCGAGCTGTCGCGATTGACCACCCAGACGAGCTTCCGCCCGTCCTTTTCGGCAAGCGCGCTCAGCGGGATGGAGACCGACGGCCCGGCATTGGCGGCGACCGCCTCGATCGTGGCGGTCATGCCCAGCAGCACGCGCGGGTCTGTCGGCAGGCTGACGCGCACGGAAAAGGTCCGCGACTGCTGGTCGGCGCTGCCGGAAACCTCGCGCACCTTGCCGTCGAGCACAAGCGCTTCGTCCGACCAGAAGCGCGCCTTGACCGTCTTGCCCGGTTTGAACTCGGATATATCCATCTCGGGCACCGCGATCTGCACTTCTTTCTCGCCATCGACGGCGACGGTCACGACCGGCGTGCCGGTACCGACGACCTGGCCGATGTCGGCATTGATCGCGGTGACGATGCCGTTCTGGTCGGACTTCAGATCCGTGTAGATGACCTGGTTCCTGGCCTGGTCGAGCGAGGAGGCGGCGGCGTCCCGCGTGGAGACCGCCTGATCGTAGAGAAGCGTCGCCTGGTCGAGCTCAGCCTTGGACGAGAATTCCCTGGTGAAGAGCTGCTCGGCCCGCATCTTGGTGAGCGCCGTCGTTTCCACCTGCTTTTCGGCGGCAGCGAGGCTTGCCTCGGCGCTTTTGACGGCGAGCTCGTAATCGGTCGGGTCGATGCGCGCGAGCAGGTCGCCCGGCTTTACCCGGTCGCCGATATTGACAAGCCTTTCAGTGATCTTGCCGCCCACACGGAAGCCGAGATTCATCTCCGTGCGCGCCTTCACCGAACCGGAATAGTCGAGCTCGCGCTGATTGCCGGCGGCGGCGATCTCGACGACCTTGACTGGCCGGATGATCTCCTTGGTCTCCACCTTCTCTTCCGAGCAGGCGGAGAGGGCGACGGCGATGACAAACGCGGCCGCGAGCTTGGCGGCGACCGGGGTTCTCATTGCGAGGGCCTTTGGTGAAAACATCTCTGGCACTCCTGATCCTGTCTGCCGCCACGCGGCTCGAGTATGGTTCGATTATTTCTTCAGCGCTCTGATCGCGAATTCGATCAGCTCTTCGGGAGTCGCGCGGTTTTCCTTCGCGAGACACTGGGCCACGATCTGCGGATGACAGAGCGTGACGATACTGGCGCCGAAGCAGCGCGCGGCCTTTTCCGGATCCTGATCGGCGAATTCGCCGGCCTTGACGCCGTCGCGGATGATCTCGGCCAGCAACCCATCCATACGGTCGATGTGCTTTTCGATGACGTGCCAGTCCCGCTCGATCGCGACTACGACCATTTCGTGGACTTTCTTCTCGTCGAGCATGGTCTCGACCGTCATCTTGTGCTGCCCCTGCGCATAGCGCCGCAGCCGCTCGGAGGCGCTCAACGGGAGGCGCGAGGTCTCGAAGGCCTGCTGGTAGCTCGCGGCCAGCATGCGCGCGCAAAGCGCCTGGTGGATCTCTGTCTTCGAAGCGAAGAAGCGGTAGATATTGGCCGGTGACATTTCGAGGTCGCGGGCGATGTCGGCCACATTTGTCTTGCTGTAGCCGTAATGCCTAAACAGCCGCTCGGCGGTATCGAGGATCCGCGTCACGTTTTCCTGTCTGGTTGCATCGACGCCGGTGTCTGCGAGTTCGCTCATTTCTTCTCACGAATTACGAGTGACGATTTTCGAATTTCGTCAGTTTTAATCCGACAAACGTAACCTGTCAATGATCCCCGACGACGGAACTCCCGCCTAAAATCGGGTTCGCGGCGGAGATGTCGGGGTCGGAAGGGCCGCAAGGCACCGGCGATCATGTCGAAGTTCAGGTGCACGCGGTAACAAGAAGGCCGCGGCAATCAGCTGTCATGTGCGCGTTATTTGACGCGCGTCAAAGTCGACAGGTCGGCATCGGCCTATTTCCGGGAGCGACAACCACGGCAAGGGCCCGGTAGGTTCAACGGAGAAGATGAAATGCTGACAATGATGAAGAAGGGCCTTGGGCTCGCGGCAGCGGCAATGCTGATCACCACGCCCGCGCTTGCGGCGGACTTTGAAGTGCACATGCTCAACAAGGGCAAGGACGGCGTAATGGTCTTCGAGCCGGCTTCGTTGAAGATCGCCGCAGGCGATACCGTGACCTTCATCCCGACCGACAAGGGCCACAATGTCGAGACGATCAAGGGCATGCTGCCGGATGGCGCCGAAGCGCTGAAGAGCAAGGTCAACGAGAACTACAAGGTCACGTTCACCACGCCGGGCCTCTATGGCGTGAAGTGCACGCCGCATTACGGCATGGGCATGATCGGCGTCGTGCAGGTCGGCGACAGCCCGGCCAATCTCGACGCGGTGAAGGGGGCGAAGAACCCGAAGAAGGCGCAGGAGCGCCTCGATGCCGCCCTTGCGGCTCTGGCATTGTAAGCGGCGGCGCCGTCGATAGCGGGCGACATTCTGGCAGAATGATAAAGGCCGATGCGGCGCCACGCCCCATCGGCCTTTCTTCGGTGCCGCAATCGATGTTTCCACGCGCTGGCGTTGTAGGACATGCATTTTTTCGAAAATGCGAAATGCTGCAGACGCTCACTCCAAGAGAAACCCGATATTTTGCCCGGGTAATATATCCCATTGAATTGACAGATGTTATCTCTGTTCTTGAGGAAAAGAGTTTAGTTTATTTTCCTTTCTTTCCCGTCAAGGATTGTTACTATGTTGGCGAGTGCATCAACGGGGGACGTTAGCGTGTCAGAGTTATCTCCTCAGCAGGTGACGGCGCCCCCGCCGCCATCCCGACGACGCGAACTTCTGACATTTCTGGTGCTGGCCTTCGGCATCTGGCCGCTGCTCGCCGTCGCTGTCGTCGGCGGCTATGGCTTCCTGGTCTGGATGTTTCAGCTCGTCTTCGGACCGCCCGGTCCGCCGCCGGCGCCGCATTGAGGCTTGTCATGGCGGTTGCGACGACTTCCAGACGAGACCTGCTCTTCGGACGCGGCGCGTCTCGGCCCGAACGGATCTGTCCGCCGGGCGTGACGCCCGAGAGCCTCGCCGCCTGCACCGGTTGCGGCCGCTGCGTGGACGCCTGTCCTACGCATATCATCAGCCTTGCCGGCAACCGGCCGTCGCTCGATTTTTCCATTGGCGAGTGCACCTTCTGCGGTGAGTGCCGGCGCGCCTGTCCGGAGCCGGTCTTTGAGTTTGCCGGCGTGGCGCGCTTTGCCCATGTGGCGGCGATCGCCGATCATTGCCTGGCGAAGAACGCTGCCGCCTGTCAGTCCTGCCGCGACAGTTGTCCGAAACAGGCGATCCGCTTCCAGCCGCGGATCGGCGGGCCTTTCCTGCCGGTCATCGATGAAGACGCCTGCAGCGGCTGCGGCGCCTGCGTCAGCATCTGTCCGGTCGGCGCCGTTCATGTCTCTGCGCGACATCAGGAAGGCGCCAATGCCTGACAAACCGAGCGAATATCATATCTCGAGCGCCGTCATCGTCGCCGTTCCGGCGATGGAGAACAGGGTTCTGGCGGCGCTTTCCGGCATGAACAATGTCGAGGTGCACGGCCACCAGGGCGGCAAGATCGTGGTGGTCATCGAAGGAATGAGCACGGGCATGCTCGGCGAGTGCCTGTCGCAGATTTCTACGCTCGAAGGCGTGGTCGCGGCCAACATGGTGTTCGAGCATGTCGAGAAAGAGGAGACGATCGGCAATGACCGGCGAACTGACGCGGCGTGACATCCTCAAGGCCCATGCGGCCGGCATAGCGGCGGCGACCGCGGGCATTGCGCTCCCCGCCGCGGCACAGCCGGTGCCGGGCGGTGTCGAAGCACTGCAGATAAAATGGTCGAAGGCGCCATGCCGCTTCTGCGGCACCGGCTGCGGCGTGATGGTGGGCGTCAAGGAGGGCCAGGTCGTTGCCACCCATGGCGATATGCAGGCGGAGGTCAATCGCGGCCTCAACTGCATCAAGGGCTACTTCCTCTCGAAGATCATGTATGGCGCCGACCGGCTGAAGACGCCGCTTCTGCGCAAGCGGAACGGCGCCTTTGCCAAGGACGGCGAGTTCGAACCGGTGAGCTGGGACGAGGCCTTCGACGTGATGGCCGAGCAGGCGAAGAGAGTCCTGAAGGAAAAGGGGCCAACGGCTGTCGGCATGTTCGGATCCGGGCAGTGGACGATCTTCGAGGGCTATGCGGCGACGAAACTGATGCGCGCCGGCTTCCGCTCCAACAATCTCGACCCCAATGCCCGCCATTGCATGGCGTCCGCCGCCTATGCCTTCATGCGCACCTTCGGCATGGACGAGCCGATGGGATGCTACGACGATTTCGAGCATGCCGACGCCTTTGTCCTCTGGGGCTCGAACATGGCGGAGATGCACCCGATCCTGTGGACGCGGCTTGCGGATCGCCGGCTGGGGCAGGAGCATGTCAAGGTGGCGGTGTTGTCGACCTTCACCCACCGCAGCATGGACCTCGCCGACATCCCGATCGTCTTCAAGCCGGGCACGGATCTCGCGATCCTCAATTACATCGCCAACCACATCATTCAAACGGGGCGCGTCAATCAGGAGTTTGTCGACAAGCACACGACCTTCATGGTCGGCGCGACCGACATCGGCTACGGCCTGAGGCCGGACAATCCGCTCGAGGTCAAGGCAGTGAACGCCAAGGACGCCGCCAAGATGACGCCGAGCACTTTCGAGGACTTCAAGAAGTTCGTCTCGGAGTACACGCTCGACAAGACAGTGGAGCTGACCGGGGTCGAGGTCGGTTTCCTCGAACAACTGGCCGATCTTTACGCCGACCCGAACCGCAAGGTGATGTCGCTCTGGACCATGGGGTTCAACCAGCATGTGCGCGGCGTCTGGGTCAACCACATGGTCTACAACCTCCATCTCCTGACGGGGAAGATTTCGGAGCCGGGCAACAGCCCGTTCTCGCTGACCGGGCAGCCTTCGGCCTGCGGCACGGCACGCGAGGTCGGCACCTTCGCGCACCGGCTGCCGGCCGACATGACAGTGACCAATCCCGAGCACCGCAAGCACGCCGAGGAAATCTGGCGGGTGCCGCACGGCATCATCCCGGAAAAGCCGGGTTACCATGCCGTCGAGCAGGACCGCATGTTGAAGGACGGCAAGCTCAATTTCTATTGGGTGCAGGTCAACAACAACATCCAGGCGGCGCCCAACACCAGCAACGAGACCTATCAGGGCTACCGCAACCCCGACAATTTCATCGTCG
It includes:
- the napA gene encoding periplasmic nitrate reductase subunit alpha → MTGELTRRDILKAHAAGIAAATAGIALPAAAQPVPGGVEALQIKWSKAPCRFCGTGCGVMVGVKEGQVVATHGDMQAEVNRGLNCIKGYFLSKIMYGADRLKTPLLRKRNGAFAKDGEFEPVSWDEAFDVMAEQAKRVLKEKGPTAVGMFGSGQWTIFEGYAATKLMRAGFRSNNLDPNARHCMASAAYAFMRTFGMDEPMGCYDDFEHADAFVLWGSNMAEMHPILWTRLADRRLGQEHVKVAVLSTFTHRSMDLADIPIVFKPGTDLAILNYIANHIIQTGRVNQEFVDKHTTFMVGATDIGYGLRPDNPLEVKAVNAKDAAKMTPSTFEDFKKFVSEYTLDKTVELTGVEVGFLEQLADLYADPNRKVMSLWTMGFNQHVRGVWVNHMVYNLHLLTGKISEPGNSPFSLTGQPSACGTAREVGTFAHRLPADMTVTNPEHRKHAEEIWRVPHGIIPEKPGYHAVEQDRMLKDGKLNFYWVQVNNNIQAAPNTSNETYQGYRNPDNFIVVSDVYPTITAMSADLILPAAMWVEKEGAYGNAERRTHVWHQLVDAPGEARSDLWQMVEFSKRFTTDEVWPAETLDANPGYRGKTLYDVLFKNGNVDRFAASEINKDYANREAEAFGFYIQKGLFEEYASFGRGHGHDLAPYDRYHEVRGLRWPVVDGKETLWRYREGYDPYVKPGEDVKFYGRPDGRAVILAVPYEPPAESPDEEFDIWLVTGRVLEHWHSGSMTMRVPELYRAFPGAVCFVNADDARKRNLNQGAEVRIISRRGEIRARVETRGRNRMPPGVIFVPWFDASKLINKVTLDATDPISKQTDFKKCAVKIVSVA